A genomic segment from Gilvibacter sp. SZ-19 encodes:
- a CDS encoding glycosyltransferase family 2 protein, with protein sequence MNQDIKISVVLPVYRNEAMLEELCQRLLEVMKQLNAQPELIFVNDASPDNSWEIIKSLAAKHPEVRGLNLSKNFGQHYAISAGLAHSNGDWVVVMDADLQDVPEEITKLYKEALRGYDIVLAQRQKRKDSWLKKRFSLWFYKLLSYLSGAKYDGSVANYGIYNRKVVAAIVDLPEKNRYFPSMVKWVGFHSTSIAVNHASRESGSSAYNWKKRTNLALDIILSYSDKPLRLAIKLGVLMVILSSAFAIWILIRWIKGDIVVEGYTSLLLSIWFLSGILILVLGVSGLYIGKIFENVKDRPTYIVKEEI encoded by the coding sequence ATGAATCAAGACATAAAGATAAGTGTAGTATTACCGGTATATCGCAATGAGGCTATGTTGGAAGAGCTCTGTCAGCGTTTGCTCGAAGTCATGAAGCAATTGAATGCCCAGCCGGAATTGATTTTTGTGAACGACGCCAGTCCAGACAATTCTTGGGAAATAATCAAATCACTCGCGGCCAAACACCCGGAGGTCCGAGGGTTGAATCTGAGTAAGAATTTTGGTCAGCATTACGCGATCTCTGCAGGTCTAGCGCATTCCAATGGCGACTGGGTTGTCGTTATGGATGCCGATCTACAAGATGTGCCAGAAGAAATCACAAAGCTTTATAAGGAGGCTTTAAGAGGTTATGACATTGTGTTGGCTCAACGTCAGAAAAGAAAAGACTCGTGGCTCAAAAAAAGATTTTCACTTTGGTTCTATAAACTGCTTTCTTATTTGTCCGGAGCTAAATACGACGGAAGTGTCGCGAACTATGGGATATACAATAGAAAGGTTGTCGCTGCCATAGTGGACTTACCAGAGAAGAATAGATATTTCCCTTCTATGGTTAAGTGGGTTGGGTTTCATTCGACCTCGATCGCTGTAAATCATGCAAGTCGTGAATCGGGGAGTTCGGCTTATAATTGGAAGAAACGAACAAACTTAGCCTTGGATATTATATTGTCATATTCTGACAAACCCTTGCGATTGGCCATTAAACTAGGTGTTTTGATGGTAATTCTGTCATCGGCGTTTGCAATTTGGATTTTGATTCGATGGATTAAAGGAGATATTGTAGTAGAAGGATACACTTCACTGTTGTTAAGTATCTGGTTCTTGTCGGGAATCTTAATACTTGTTCTAGGTGTTTCTGGACTTTATATTGGAAAGATATTCGAAAACGTGAAAGACCGCCCGACCTATATCGTTAAAGAGGAAATATGA
- a CDS encoding N-acetylneuraminate synthase family protein yields the protein MTTIAEIGQAHDGSLGAVHAYIDALAQTGVTAVKFQTHIAHAESSIHEPFRIKFSSQDKTRYDYWKRMEFTPEQWQAIGDHCRELGLQFISSPFSNAAVAVLEEAKVDVYKVGSGEVNNFLLLEKIAQTGKPVIISSGMSNYSELDKTVAFLKEREVQFSVLQCTTSYPTAPEQYGFNVIQELKDRYGVPVGFSDHSAKVSTGIAAAALGAEILEFHVVFDRAQFGPDSSSSLTINEVKDLVTGVNSVHAALKQPVNKSDNSAFGSLKSIFEKSLAVNKDLAAGHVLTFNDLEAKKPKNFGIDAADFESVLGKALKKDLKAWDFLTENDISL from the coding sequence ATCACTACTATTGCCGAAATAGGACAAGCCCACGATGGAAGTCTTGGTGCAGTTCATGCCTATATCGACGCATTGGCTCAAACAGGAGTCACTGCAGTTAAGTTCCAAACGCATATTGCACACGCAGAAAGTTCTATCCACGAGCCGTTTCGGATTAAATTCAGCAGCCAAGATAAAACGCGCTACGACTATTGGAAGCGCATGGAGTTTACACCAGAACAATGGCAAGCTATTGGTGATCATTGTCGAGAGCTTGGCTTGCAATTTATAAGCAGTCCCTTTAGCAATGCGGCTGTAGCTGTATTAGAAGAGGCTAAGGTGGATGTTTACAAAGTCGGAAGTGGCGAGGTTAATAATTTTCTCTTGTTAGAAAAGATAGCGCAGACCGGAAAACCAGTGATCATCTCTAGTGGAATGAGTAATTATTCAGAACTGGATAAAACAGTGGCATTTTTAAAAGAAAGAGAGGTTCAGTTTTCTGTATTACAATGTACTACCAGTTATCCTACAGCCCCTGAGCAATATGGATTTAACGTAATTCAAGAGCTTAAGGATCGCTATGGAGTGCCTGTTGGGTTCTCTGATCACTCAGCAAAAGTATCTACTGGAATAGCAGCTGCAGCTCTAGGTGCAGAAATCTTGGAGTTTCATGTGGTTTTTGATAGGGCTCAATTTGGCCCCGATAGCAGTTCCTCTTTAACCATAAACGAGGTAAAAGATCTGGTTACAGGGGTAAATAGCGTACATGCAGCTTTAAAGCAACCTGTAAATAAAAGCGATAATAGTGCTTTCGGATCGTTGAAATCGATATTTGAAAAATCGCTTGCCGTAAATAAGGATCTGGCAGCAGGGCATGTACTGACCTTTAACGACTTGGAGGCTAAAAAACCTAAGAATTTTGGTATTGATGCTGCTGATTTTGAGTCTGTATTGGGCAAAGCCCTAAAAAAGGACCTTAAAGCTTGGGACTTTTTAACCGAAAACGACATTTCCCTATGA
- a CDS encoding cytidylyltransferase domain-containing protein: MRILGLIPARGGSKGIPAKNSKMLGDKPLMAYTAAAAQEAQMLTDVVFSSEDEQLMDMAKGLGLWVPFKRPIELATDQSGSLEVVNHALDTLASQGYHYDAVCLLQLTTPFRTSTQIDSAVKKYIDDGADSLISVIEVPHQYNPHWVFMPTEKGLRIATGDSKIIKRRQELPPCYVRDGAIYITANTVLQDSNSFYGEALSYVVHPSESAINLDTLEDWERAEQWLKASEA, encoded by the coding sequence ATGCGGATCCTAGGTCTCATACCGGCGCGAGGAGGTTCAAAGGGAATACCAGCAAAGAACAGCAAAATGCTGGGCGATAAGCCGCTTATGGCCTATACCGCAGCAGCAGCGCAAGAGGCTCAAATGCTCACCGATGTTGTTTTTAGCTCGGAAGATGAGCAGCTCATGGATATGGCCAAGGGCTTAGGATTGTGGGTTCCATTTAAACGTCCAATCGAGTTGGCTACAGATCAGTCTGGATCTTTAGAAGTAGTGAATCACGCATTAGATACGCTAGCTTCGCAGGGTTACCATTACGACGCTGTTTGTCTGTTGCAACTCACCACACCCTTTAGGACCTCTACACAGATAGACTCAGCAGTAAAAAAGTACATTGATGATGGAGCAGATTCTTTAATTTCTGTTATAGAAGTTCCGCATCAATACAATCCCCATTGGGTATTTATGCCCACAGAAAAGGGACTCCGCATAGCAACTGGTGATAGCAAGATTATCAAACGAAGACAAGAATTACCTCCTTGCTATGTTAGAGATGGCGCCATTTATATAACTGCAAACACTGTTTTGCAAGATTCGAACTCCTTTTACGGAGAAGCACTTTCTTATGTTGTCCACCCTTCGGAATCTGCAATTAATTTAGATACCCTGGAAGATTGGGAAAGGGCAGAGCAATGGTTAAAAGCAAGCGAGGCATGA
- the rffA gene encoding dTDP-4-amino-4,6-dideoxygalactose transaminase → MKYPFNKPYLSGKELHYIEDAVSKGKISGNGHYTKKCQSYFESQYGFKKTLLTTSCTDALEMAAILLDIQPGDQVIVPSFTFVSTANAFVLHGAEVVFADSQSEHPNIDAAKIKGLITPKTKAIVVVHYAGVACDMDPIMELADAHGIFVVEDAAQAIASTYKGRYLGGIGHLGAFSFHETKNLQCGEGGLLTINDDRFLKRSEIIWEKGTNRSAFFRGEVDKYGWVDVGSSFLPSELNAAYLWAQLEQLDKIQQERKRIWRAYHDQLQSWADALGIKLPKLPDYAVNNAHMFYLVCQNQEQRAALISHLKNRDILAVFHYQSLHRSAFFKDLYHGEPLENSDLYTACLLRLPLYYGLDVDYIIQQVKQFDGIQ, encoded by the coding sequence ATGAAGTATCCTTTCAACAAACCCTATTTATCTGGTAAGGAACTGCATTATATCGAAGATGCTGTCTCTAAAGGGAAGATCTCCGGAAATGGTCATTATACGAAAAAGTGTCAATCCTATTTTGAGTCTCAATATGGGTTTAAAAAGACCTTGTTGACCACTAGCTGCACCGACGCGCTAGAGATGGCAGCGATTTTATTGGATATTCAGCCAGGAGACCAAGTAATCGTTCCTTCTTTTACTTTTGTTTCAACAGCCAATGCATTTGTATTGCATGGGGCTGAGGTTGTATTTGCAGATAGTCAGTCAGAGCATCCAAATATAGACGCGGCTAAGATCAAAGGACTCATTACCCCTAAGACAAAAGCCATTGTGGTGGTTCACTACGCTGGAGTCGCTTGTGATATGGACCCCATTATGGAATTGGCAGATGCCCATGGAATTTTTGTAGTCGAAGACGCGGCTCAGGCTATTGCTAGTACCTATAAGGGTAGATATTTAGGGGGAATTGGCCATTTAGGAGCCTTTTCCTTTCACGAGACCAAGAATTTGCAGTGTGGAGAAGGTGGTTTGTTGACGATCAATGATGACCGGTTTCTCAAACGCTCGGAGATCATTTGGGAAAAGGGTACCAACAGAAGTGCTTTTTTTAGAGGAGAGGTAGACAAGTATGGTTGGGTAGATGTAGGCTCTTCCTTTTTACCAAGCGAATTGAATGCGGCCTATTTGTGGGCACAGCTCGAGCAACTAGATAAGATTCAACAAGAACGCAAACGCATTTGGAGAGCCTATCACGATCAGCTGCAGTCTTGGGCAGATGCTTTAGGAATAAAATTGCCCAAGCTACCAGATTACGCAGTCAACAATGCTCACATGTTTTATTTGGTCTGCCAGAACCAAGAACAGAGAGCAGCATTGATTAGTCACTTAAAGAATAGAGATATTTTGGCTGTTTTTCATTACCAAAGCTTACATAGGAGCGCTTTTTTCAAGGATCTTTATCATGGAGAACCTCTTGAAAATTCTGATTTATATACGGCGTGTTTGTTACGCCTTCCATTGTATTATGGTTTAGATGTGGATTACATCATCCAGCAAGTCAAACAGTTTGATGGAATACAATAA
- the neuC gene encoding UDP-N-acetylglucosamine 2-epimerase produces MSSAPRKICAVITARPSYSRVKTVLQAVKAHPDLTLQLVVAGSALLDRYGNAVNFIEKDGFSIDEKVFMVLEGENKTAMAKTTGLGVMELANVFYNLQPDAVLTIADRFETIATSIAAAYQNIPLIHLQGGEVTGNIDEKVRHANTKLADIHFVTSEDARNRVIKMGEDPDYVFNTGCPSIDIAKNVLETPALDFNPIARYGGVGGQIDHNSDYIVVMQHPVTTEYQQAKQDITTTLEVIDQLKVPTFWFWPNVDSGADGTSRGIRSYREKHNPDHIRFFKNMEPNDFLKLLVNSKCLIGNSSVGIRECAFLGVPVVNIGTRQNRRLRGENVIDVSYKAAEIQKAISDQLENPKNSQSKVYGDGQSGQRIAEILATLPLRFHKTITY; encoded by the coding sequence ATGAGTTCAGCACCACGAAAGATTTGTGCGGTAATCACAGCTCGACCATCTTACAGTCGGGTCAAGACAGTTTTGCAGGCGGTAAAAGCACATCCTGATTTGACCTTGCAATTAGTTGTAGCAGGTTCTGCTTTGTTAGATCGCTATGGAAATGCTGTCAATTTCATTGAAAAAGACGGTTTCTCAATCGATGAAAAGGTCTTTATGGTCTTGGAAGGTGAAAATAAGACTGCAATGGCCAAGACCACAGGGCTCGGTGTCATGGAATTGGCCAATGTTTTTTACAATCTGCAACCAGACGCTGTATTAACTATTGCCGATCGTTTTGAAACTATAGCGACCTCTATTGCGGCAGCATACCAAAACATACCCTTGATTCATTTACAAGGAGGGGAGGTAACTGGTAACATAGATGAAAAAGTGCGACATGCCAATACCAAACTGGCAGACATTCACTTTGTGACCTCAGAAGATGCGCGAAACCGCGTGATTAAAATGGGCGAGGATCCAGACTATGTTTTCAATACAGGTTGTCCTTCAATTGACATTGCTAAAAATGTACTCGAAACTCCAGCTTTGGATTTCAACCCTATAGCGCGATACGGAGGAGTCGGCGGGCAGATAGATCACAATTCGGATTATATCGTTGTCATGCAGCATCCGGTGACCACGGAATATCAGCAAGCGAAACAAGATATCACTACTACTTTAGAGGTCATAGACCAGTTAAAAGTGCCTACCTTTTGGTTTTGGCCCAATGTAGATTCGGGAGCTGACGGAACCTCTAGAGGTATTCGATCGTATCGGGAAAAACACAATCCAGATCATATTCGCTTTTTTAAGAATATGGAACCCAATGATTTTCTGAAGTTATTGGTCAACAGTAAATGCTTGATAGGTAATAGTAGTGTAGGGATTCGCGAATGTGCCTTTTTAGGAGTGCCGGTAGTAAATATAGGAACACGCCAAAACAGAAGGCTTCGTGGCGAAAATGTTATCGATGTTTCCTATAAAGCAGCAGAAATTCAAAAGGCTATTTCTGATCAGTTAGAGAACCCAAAGAATAGTCAAAGTAAGGTTTATGGTGATGGCCAAAGCGGGCAGCGAATTGCCGAAATATTGGCCACCTTACCGCTGCGTTTTCACAAAACAATAACCTATTAA
- a CDS encoding formyltransferase family protein — protein sequence MTFTLYISGQKGLAALQGMEQESAGLDLVVIGRDTHITADHSEEIINYCEAKGYTYTLDKDTISNSSYLIAAGWRFLLYPTANQTLIVLHDSLLPKYRGFNPLVTALINGDEEIGVTALLGTDSYDQGPIVLQQAIGVQYPLKIADAIIKIAACYKEIVAALCYKIKQGALTPQNQDETKATYSLWRDDEDYFIDWTQTAEQIERHVNAVGKPYNGAKCRLGQQQLRVDSVRALPDVSIANRTPGKLIFKQEDKPVVVCGEGLLLLEVLKTEQGDDFSLGNKFRCRFK from the coding sequence ATGACATTTACGCTATATATCTCAGGACAAAAAGGACTCGCTGCATTGCAAGGTATGGAGCAAGAATCAGCCGGCCTTGACCTAGTGGTTATTGGACGAGATACCCATATAACAGCAGATCATTCTGAGGAAATAATAAATTATTGTGAGGCAAAGGGCTACACCTACACTTTAGATAAAGACACCATTAGTAATTCCTCTTATCTAATTGCCGCGGGTTGGCGCTTTTTACTTTACCCCACAGCCAATCAGACCTTGATCGTATTACACGACTCGTTGCTTCCTAAATATCGCGGGTTTAACCCTTTGGTGACTGCCTTGATTAATGGTGATGAAGAAATAGGAGTAACCGCCTTGTTAGGCACAGATTCCTACGATCAAGGACCAATAGTACTGCAACAAGCCATTGGGGTTCAATACCCTTTAAAAATAGCCGATGCTATTATAAAGATAGCAGCTTGCTACAAGGAGATCGTTGCGGCACTATGCTATAAAATAAAACAGGGAGCATTGACACCTCAAAATCAAGATGAAACCAAAGCCACCTACAGTCTTTGGCGCGATGATGAAGATTATTTTATAGACTGGACGCAAACAGCCGAACAGATCGAGAGGCATGTCAATGCCGTGGGCAAACCTTATAATGGGGCAAAGTGCAGATTGGGTCAGCAGCAATTGCGAGTAGATTCAGTTAGAGCGCTCCCCGATGTTTCCATTGCCAATAGAACTCCTGGTAAATTAATTTTTAAGCAAGAAGATAAGCCAGTAGTTGTCTGTGGAGAAGGTCTATTACTCCTAGAAGTATTAAAAACCGAGCAGGGCGATGATTTTTCGTTAGGCAATAAATTTCGCTGCAGATTCAAATAA